The Chloroflexia bacterium SDU3-3 genome includes a region encoding these proteins:
- a CDS encoding xylose isomerase: MTDRYQPRPEDKFTFGLWTVGNIGRDPFGEPVRPTISPVEIVHLLAEVGAYGVNFHDNDLVPINATPAERDQIVRDFKAALKETGLVVPMATTNLFTDPAFKDGAFTSNDPKVRAYAIQKTMNAIDLGVECGASTYVFWGGREGTESDANKNPADSMKRFREALNFLCEYSISQGYKLKFALEPKPNEPRGDIYLATVGSALGFISTLDHPEMVGVNPEVAHDTMAGLNFLHAVAQAWDAGKLFHIDLNDQVIGRYDQDFRFGAANLKSAFYLVKFLEDVGYQGMRHFDAHAYRTEDYEGVKDFARGCMRTYLILKEKAQQWNADAELQALLKAVPQDDGSVAQFTGAFSKEKAAALKAFSFDRAALGARGYGYERIDQITNEILLGVR; the protein is encoded by the coding sequence ATGACCGACCGCTATCAGCCCCGCCCAGAAGACAAGTTTACCTTCGGCCTGTGGACCGTTGGGAATATTGGTCGCGACCCGTTCGGCGAGCCGGTGCGCCCCACGATCTCGCCCGTGGAGATCGTGCACCTGCTGGCCGAGGTCGGCGCATATGGCGTGAACTTCCACGACAACGACCTGGTGCCGATCAACGCCACCCCGGCGGAGCGCGACCAGATCGTGCGCGACTTCAAGGCGGCCCTGAAGGAGACTGGCCTTGTGGTGCCGATGGCCACCACCAACCTGTTCACCGATCCGGCGTTCAAGGATGGCGCGTTCACCTCGAACGACCCCAAGGTGCGGGCCTACGCCATCCAGAAGACCATGAATGCCATCGACCTGGGTGTGGAGTGCGGCGCGAGCACCTATGTGTTCTGGGGCGGTCGCGAGGGCACCGAGAGCGACGCCAACAAGAACCCGGCAGACTCGATGAAGCGCTTCCGCGAGGCGCTCAACTTCCTGTGCGAGTACTCGATCAGCCAGGGCTACAAGCTCAAGTTTGCGCTTGAGCCGAAGCCGAACGAGCCGCGCGGCGACATCTACCTGGCCACGGTCGGCTCGGCGCTGGGCTTCATCAGCACGCTGGATCACCCCGAGATGGTGGGCGTGAACCCCGAGGTCGCCCACGACACCATGGCCGGCCTGAACTTCCTGCACGCCGTGGCCCAGGCCTGGGACGCGGGCAAGCTGTTCCACATCGACCTGAACGACCAGGTGATCGGCCGCTACGACCAGGACTTCCGCTTCGGCGCGGCCAACCTGAAGTCGGCCTTCTACCTGGTGAAGTTCCTTGAGGATGTGGGCTACCAGGGCATGCGCCACTTCGACGCGCACGCCTACCGCACCGAGGACTACGAGGGCGTGAAGGACTTCGCGCGCGGCTGCATGCGCACCTACCTGATCCTGAAGGAGAAGGCCCAGCAGTGGAACGCCGACGCCGAGCTGCAGGCGCTGCTGAAGGCGGTGCCGCAGGACGACGGCTCGGTGGCGCAGTTCACCGGCGCGTTCAGCAAGGAGAAGGCTGCCGCCCTCAAGGCGTTCAGCTTCGACCGCGCGGCGCTGGGCGCGCGTGGCTACGGCTACGAGCGGATCGACCAGATCACGAACGAGATCCTGCTTGGCGTCCGCTAG
- a CDS encoding LacI family transcriptional regulator has protein sequence MPQPEGHAVTIFDVADEAGVSYATVSRVINNKAHVKPEKREAVLRAMARLGYVANQQARSLAGGRSRVIGLMASELSTGYMGKIIQGIDEALAETEYDLLLYSTRRRTTREASYVASITRGLADGLLLVLPRNPASYLQSLRQRRFPYVLVDHQGIGAAEPAVGATNERGAYDATCYLIELGHRRIGFIGGDMGLRCAVDRLNGYRMALAEFGIAPDPQLVLPGDFMQPAAYQSASALLALPERPTAIFASNDVTAFGAMDAARDMGLRIPDDISIVGFDDIAMSEMVTPKLTTVRQPLVAMGSAATRALLAMLEDPTQVCERLDLPTELVIRGSAKAPA, from the coding sequence ATGCCGCAGCCTGAAGGCCACGCCGTCACCATCTTCGATGTCGCCGACGAGGCGGGCGTCTCCTACGCCACCGTCTCGCGGGTGATCAACAACAAGGCCCACGTGAAGCCCGAGAAGCGCGAGGCGGTGCTGCGCGCTATGGCGCGGCTGGGCTATGTGGCCAACCAGCAGGCCCGCAGCCTGGCTGGCGGGCGCTCGCGGGTGATCGGCCTGATGGCCTCCGAGCTGAGCACCGGCTACATGGGCAAGATTATCCAAGGCATCGACGAGGCCCTGGCCGAGACCGAGTACGACCTGCTGCTCTACTCCACCCGCAGGCGCACCACGCGCGAGGCATCCTACGTGGCCTCGATCACGCGCGGCCTGGCCGATGGCCTGCTGCTGGTGCTGCCCCGCAACCCCGCCTCGTACCTGCAGTCGCTGCGGCAGCGCCGCTTCCCCTATGTGCTGGTCGATCACCAGGGCATTGGGGCCGCCGAGCCTGCCGTGGGCGCCACCAACGAGCGCGGGGCCTACGACGCCACCTGCTACCTGATCGAGCTTGGCCACCGCCGGATCGGCTTCATCGGCGGCGACATGGGGCTGCGCTGCGCGGTCGACCGCCTAAACGGCTACCGCATGGCCCTGGCCGAGTTCGGCATCGCGCCCGACCCGCAGCTCGTGCTGCCGGGCGACTTTATGCAGCCCGCCGCCTACCAGTCGGCCAGCGCGCTGCTGGCCCTGCCCGAGCGCCCCACCGCGATCTTCGCATCGAACGATGTGACGGCCTTCGGCGCGATGGATGCGGCCCGCGACATGGGGCTGCGCATCCCCGATGATATCTCGATCGTCGGCTTCGACGACATCGCCATGTCCGAGATGGTGACACCAAAGCTCACCACGGTACGCCAGCCGCTTGTGGCCATGGGTTCAGCCGCCACACGCGCGCTGCTGGCCATGCTCGAAGACCCCACACAGGTCTGCGAGCGGCTCGACCTACCGACCGAGCTGGTCATCCGTGGCTCGGCCAAGGCCCCAGCCTAG
- a CDS encoding Zn-dependent hydrolase has protein sequence MTTSTLDPARTVAELKELRALTGDEDGAQRVAWTDVWRRTLDWYREKLAALPVEVITDPAGNTWATLRGASERSLLIGGHLDSVPNGGWLDGCLNVLAGLEVLRRIAADGTPPVTVRLVNWADEEGARFGRSLFGSSAFSGTLDPEDIADLKDRDGIAWPEALKAFDVDLYTAKLATAQQQHAAAYLELHIEQGPVLEDMGLPMGVVLGTFGVERNAITFLGQAAHAGSTPMHKRRDAFAAAAKLGLEIREIAKRHGGVCTLGSCVTKPGIVTAVVGEATVALDQRHMDAGELAAMLQEAKDASQRFAAEEQCEVAWSPIWRIEPIPFDPGLIELADEAIRETCGTSHRLPSGPLHDAAEVARAGIPTVMLFVQSLRGISHNKIEDTLEEHLELSVQALDKLASKAMALIAKG, from the coding sequence ATGACGACATCAACCCTTGATCCGGCGCGCACGGTGGCCGAGCTGAAGGAGCTGCGCGCCCTGACCGGCGACGAGGATGGTGCGCAGCGCGTGGCCTGGACCGACGTGTGGCGCAGGACGCTCGACTGGTACCGCGAGAAGCTGGCCGCGCTGCCGGTGGAGGTGATCACCGACCCGGCGGGCAACACCTGGGCCACGCTGCGCGGTGCGTCGGAGCGCAGCCTGCTGATCGGCGGGCATCTCGACTCGGTGCCCAACGGCGGGTGGCTGGATGGCTGCCTGAATGTGCTGGCCGGGCTAGAGGTGCTGCGGCGGATCGCCGCCGACGGCACGCCGCCCGTCACGGTGCGCCTGGTGAACTGGGCCGACGAGGAAGGCGCGCGCTTTGGGCGCAGCCTGTTCGGCTCCAGCGCCTTCTCGGGCACGCTCGACCCCGAGGATATCGCCGACCTGAAGGATCGCGACGGCATCGCCTGGCCCGAGGCGCTGAAGGCCTTTGATGTTGACCTCTACACCGCCAAGCTGGCCACGGCCCAGCAGCAGCACGCCGCCGCCTACCTGGAGCTGCACATCGAGCAGGGGCCGGTGCTGGAGGATATGGGCCTGCCCATGGGCGTGGTGCTGGGCACCTTCGGCGTCGAGCGCAACGCCATCACCTTCCTGGGCCAGGCCGCACACGCTGGGTCCACGCCCATGCACAAGCGCCGCGACGCCTTCGCCGCCGCCGCCAAGCTGGGGCTAGAGATCCGCGAGATCGCCAAGCGCCACGGCGGGGTGTGCACGCTGGGCAGCTGCGTCACCAAGCCCGGCATCGTCACGGCGGTGGTGGGCGAGGCCACGGTGGCGCTCGACCAGCGCCACATGGATGCGGGCGAGCTGGCCGCGATGCTCCAGGAGGCCAAGGATGCCAGCCAGCGCTTCGCCGCCGAGGAGCAGTGCGAGGTGGCGTGGAGCCCGATCTGGCGGATCGAGCCGATCCCCTTCGACCCCGGCCTGATCGAGCTGGCCGACGAGGCCATCCGCGAGACCTGCGGCACCTCGCACCGCCTGCCCAGCGGCCCCCTGCACGACGCCGCCGAGGTGGCGCGGGCGGGCATCCCCACCGTCATGCTGTTCGTGCAGAGCCTGCGCGGCATCTCGCACAACAAGATCGAGGACACGCTAGAGGAGCACCTAGAGCTGTCGGTGCAGGCGCTGGACAAGCTGGCCAGCAAGGCTATGGCGTTGATCGCCAAGGGCTAG
- a CDS encoding methyltransferase domain-containing protein translates to MHSRFAPACSSGRASPCLSHVCSGGPMSLSRGRYPARLTLPDIPEDVLERYRLHWRGEALHTAPEQFAPLTAAQLFGTDSPLTVDVGCATGEFVCGLAELHPERRFLGIEMSRKPIEHAVVRASGLGLENIRFLQADVTMVGPLLVPESVATFSIHFPVPYTTTHKRKHHTYGPRMLDHYLRALVPGGRISIVTDSPDVRQDVQAMMAHEPRLREIAQDGWQLSLDEHLKSPYQRLWEKRGRAIWRAEYEKQG, encoded by the coding sequence ATGCACAGCAGGTTCGCACCCGCGTGTTCGTCCGGCAGGGCTAGTCCCTGCCTTTCTCATGTATGCTCTGGAGGCCCCATGTCGCTTTCCCGAGGGCGCTACCCCGCCCGTCTGACCCTGCCCGACATCCCCGAGGATGTGCTGGAGCGCTATCGCCTGCACTGGCGCGGCGAGGCGCTGCACACCGCGCCCGAGCAGTTCGCGCCGCTCACCGCCGCCCAGCTCTTCGGCACCGACTCCCCGCTGACGGTCGATGTCGGCTGCGCCACTGGCGAGTTCGTCTGCGGCCTGGCCGAGCTGCACCCCGAGCGGCGCTTTCTGGGCATCGAGATGTCGCGCAAGCCGATCGAGCACGCGGTGGTGCGGGCCAGCGGCCTGGGGCTGGAGAACATCCGCTTTCTGCAGGCCGATGTGACCATGGTCGGCCCGCTGCTGGTGCCCGAGAGCGTGGCCACCTTCTCCATCCACTTTCCGGTGCCCTACACCACCACCCACAAGCGCAAGCACCACACCTACGGCCCGCGCATGCTCGATCACTACCTGCGCGCGCTGGTGCCCGGTGGCCGCATCAGCATCGTCACCGATAGCCCCGATGTGCGGCAGGACGTGCAGGCCATGATGGCCCACGAGCCGCGCCTGCGCGAGATCGCCCAGGATGGCTGGCAGCTCTCGCTCGACGAGCACCTGAAATCGCCCTACCAGCGGCTGTGGGAGAAGCGCGGGCGCGCGATCTGGCGCGCCGAGTACGAGAAGCAGGGCTGA
- a CDS encoding aminotransferase class III-fold pyridoxal phosphate-dependent enzyme, which yields MSGQEIVDLTREHTLYDWAMQSAVSAIPIDHAKGVYMWDTDGKRYLDFNSQLMSVNIGHGDERVIEAVRRQMERVCYVTPTTFTTDVRAEAGRLLAEVTPSSLTKAFFTNGGADAVENALRMAKLYTGRWKVLARYKSYHGATAGAISLTGDPRRWPAEPGIPGVVRYPDVSFYHSRYKGSLEDYVADVLNATEDVIKYEGPGSIAALIAETVVGTNGILIPPEGYLKGIRELCTKYGIVYIADEVMCGFGRTGKWFAVDHWDVQPDIMAVAKGLTSSYVPLGAAMVNGEIAEYFDTHYLNAGLTYHAHPVGCAAAVANIQIYREDKLIENAAALGLVLKAELEAMAERHPCVGDVRAIGLFSLLELVKDRDTREPLVPYNPTGAQLAPMNKLKAFLIERGLYALVRWNTVFCNPPLCITEQQLREGLAIIDEGLYQIDALVG from the coding sequence ATGAGCGGGCAGGAGATCGTGGATCTGACCCGCGAGCATACGCTGTACGACTGGGCGATGCAGTCGGCGGTCAGCGCCATCCCGATCGACCACGCCAAGGGCGTGTACATGTGGGACACCGACGGCAAGCGCTACCTCGACTTCAACAGCCAGCTGATGTCGGTGAACATCGGCCACGGCGACGAGCGCGTGATCGAGGCCGTGCGTCGGCAGATGGAGCGGGTCTGCTATGTGACCCCCACCACCTTCACCACCGACGTGCGCGCCGAGGCCGGGCGGCTGCTGGCCGAGGTCACGCCATCCAGCCTGACCAAGGCCTTCTTCACCAACGGCGGGGCCGACGCGGTGGAGAACGCCCTGCGCATGGCCAAGCTCTACACCGGGCGCTGGAAGGTGCTGGCCCGCTACAAGTCGTACCACGGCGCGACGGCGGGCGCGATCAGCCTGACCGGCGACCCGCGCCGCTGGCCCGCCGAGCCGGGCATCCCCGGCGTGGTGCGCTACCCCGATGTGTCGTTCTACCACAGCCGCTACAAGGGCAGCCTAGAGGACTATGTGGCCGACGTGCTGAACGCCACCGAGGACGTGATTAAGTACGAGGGGCCGGGCAGCATCGCCGCGCTGATCGCCGAGACGGTGGTGGGCACCAACGGCATCCTCATCCCGCCCGAGGGCTACCTGAAGGGCATCCGCGAGCTGTGCACCAAGTACGGCATCGTCTACATCGCCGACGAGGTGATGTGTGGCTTCGGGCGCACCGGCAAGTGGTTCGCGGTGGACCACTGGGATGTGCAGCCCGACATCATGGCGGTGGCCAAGGGCCTGACCAGCTCGTACGTGCCGCTGGGCGCAGCCATGGTGAACGGCGAGATCGCCGAGTACTTCGACACCCACTACCTAAACGCGGGCCTGACCTACCACGCCCACCCGGTGGGCTGCGCGGCGGCGGTGGCCAACATCCAGATCTACCGGGAAGACAAGCTGATCGAGAACGCCGCCGCCCTGGGCCTGGTGCTCAAGGCCGAGCTGGAGGCCATGGCCGAGCGCCACCCCTGCGTCGGCGATGTGCGCGCGATCGGCCTGTTCAGCCTGCTGGAGCTGGTGAAGGACCGCGACACCCGCGAGCCGCTGGTGCCCTACAACCCCACCGGCGCGCAGCTGGCCCCCATGAACAAGCTGAAGGCCTTCCTGATCGAGCGCGGGCTGTACGCGCTAGTGCGCTGGAACACGGTGTTCTGCAACCCGCCGCTGTGCATCACCGAGCAGCAGCTGCGCGAGGGCCTGGCGATCATCGACGAGGGCCTGTACCAGATCGATGCGCTGGTGGGCTAG
- a CDS encoding oxidoreductase: MSTNEQPALASGTFQIGGDIPVYRLGYGAMQITGAGVWGPPRDHAEAIRVLRRATALGINLIDTADSYGPNVSEELIAEALHPYPQGLLIATKGGFDRTGPNQWVTNGNPAHLRTALEGSLRRLKLDHIDLYQLHRIDDKYPADEQIGVLADMRREGKIRHVGLSEVDVEQIEHARSIVPIATVQNLYNLGNRQHEDVLDYCEREGIGFIPWFPLDTGRLLKPGSSLAGTAERLGATPAQVALAWLLRRSPVMLPIPGTSSVGHLEENTAAATLTLSDADFQALAG; the protein is encoded by the coding sequence ATGTCCACCAACGAGCAGCCAGCCCTGGCCAGCGGCACCTTCCAGATCGGCGGGGACATCCCGGTCTACCGGCTGGGCTATGGCGCGATGCAGATCACCGGCGCGGGCGTGTGGGGGCCGCCCCGCGACCACGCCGAGGCCATCCGCGTGCTGCGGCGGGCCACCGCGCTGGGTATCAACCTGATCGACACCGCCGACTCCTACGGCCCGAACGTGAGCGAGGAGCTGATCGCCGAGGCGCTGCACCCCTACCCGCAGGGCCTGCTGATCGCCACCAAGGGCGGCTTCGACCGCACCGGCCCCAACCAGTGGGTCACCAACGGCAACCCCGCCCACCTGCGCACGGCGCTGGAGGGCAGCCTGCGGCGGCTGAAGCTCGACCACATCGACCTCTACCAGCTGCACCGCATCGACGACAAGTACCCGGCAGACGAGCAGATCGGCGTGCTGGCCGACATGCGGCGCGAGGGCAAGATCCGCCACGTGGGCCTCTCCGAGGTCGACGTGGAGCAGATCGAGCACGCCCGCAGCATCGTGCCGATCGCCACGGTGCAGAATCTCTACAACCTGGGCAACCGCCAGCACGAGGACGTGCTGGACTACTGCGAGCGCGAGGGCATCGGCTTCATCCCCTGGTTTCCGCTGGACACCGGCAGGCTGCTCAAGCCCGGCAGCAGCCTGGCGGGCACCGCCGAGCGGCTGGGGGCCACGCCCGCGCAGGTGGCGCTGGCCTGGCTGCTGCGGCGCTCGCCGGTGATGCTGCCCATCCCGGGCACTTCCTCGGTGGGGCACCTAGAGGAGAACACCGCCGCCGCCACGCTCACCCTGAGCGATGCCGATTTCCAGGCGCTCGCAGGCTAG
- the xylB gene encoding xylulokinase: MSYLLGLDIGTSGAKALLCDEGGAVLATAMAEYPLLTPQPLWSEQNPEEWWRGARAALAEVVRKAGVPAAQIVGLGLTGQMHGAVFLDAAGQVIRPALLWNDQRTAAECDEITQRVGAARLIEIAGNPALTGFQAPKILWLRNHEPQHYARLAQVLLPKDYIRLLLTGVSAADASDAAGTLLLDLARRDYSDEILAKLDIPRVWLPTVYEGPQVTGALLPEVAAELGLPAGLPVVAGGGDNAAAAVGTGVVRAGVVSSSIGTSGVLFAHSDAIALDPQGRLHSFCHAVPGQYHLMAVTLSAGGSLRWWRDLLRAGGATVPSGLSYIDLENMAATTAPGAEGLLFLPYLTGERTPHLDPLARGAFVGLTARHTLAHMCRAVLEGVVYSLRDGLEIMRGLDVPITQIRATGGGGKSPIWRQMQADIYGAEVATLTAEEGPAYGAALLAGVGAGVFASVDDAVGRCVAVAGTTTPDSAAAAAYDATYAVYRDTYAALRPIMHRLAGL; the protein is encoded by the coding sequence ATGAGCTACTTGCTAGGTCTGGATATCGGCACGTCGGGGGCCAAGGCCCTGCTGTGCGATGAGGGCGGCGCGGTGCTGGCCACCGCCATGGCCGAGTACCCCCTGCTCACCCCCCAGCCGCTGTGGAGCGAGCAGAACCCCGAGGAATGGTGGCGCGGCGCGCGCGCGGCCCTGGCCGAGGTGGTGCGCAAGGCGGGGGTGCCCGCCGCGCAGATCGTGGGCCTGGGCCTGACAGGCCAGATGCACGGCGCGGTATTTTTGGATGCGGCCGGGCAGGTCATCCGCCCGGCGCTGCTATGGAACGACCAGCGCACCGCCGCCGAGTGCGACGAGATCACCCAGCGCGTGGGCGCGGCCCGCCTGATCGAGATCGCGGGCAACCCGGCGCTCACCGGCTTCCAGGCCCCCAAGATCCTGTGGCTGCGCAACCACGAGCCGCAGCACTACGCGCGGCTGGCCCAGGTGCTGCTGCCCAAGGATTACATCCGCCTGCTGCTCACCGGCGTGAGCGCCGCCGACGCATCCGACGCGGCGGGCACGCTGCTGCTCGACCTGGCGCGGCGCGACTATAGCGACGAGATCCTGGCCAAGCTCGACATCCCGCGCGTCTGGCTGCCCACGGTCTACGAGGGGCCGCAGGTCACTGGCGCGCTGCTGCCCGAGGTGGCCGCCGAGCTGGGCCTGCCCGCCGGGCTTCCGGTGGTGGCGGGCGGCGGCGACAACGCGGCGGCGGCGGTGGGCACCGGCGTGGTGCGCGCTGGCGTGGTCAGCAGCAGCATCGGCACCAGCGGCGTGCTGTTCGCCCACTCCGACGCGATCGCGCTCGACCCGCAGGGGCGGCTGCACAGCTTCTGCCACGCGGTGCCCGGCCAGTACCACCTGATGGCGGTCACGCTCTCGGCGGGCGGCTCGCTGCGCTGGTGGCGCGACCTGCTGCGCGCTGGCGGGGCCACCGTGCCCAGCGGCCTCTCCTACATCGACCTGGAGAACATGGCCGCCACCACCGCGCCTGGGGCCGAGGGCCTGCTGTTCCTGCCCTACCTCACCGGCGAGCGCACCCCTCACCTCGACCCGCTGGCGCGCGGCGCGTTCGTGGGCCTGACGGCGCGGCATACGCTGGCGCACATGTGCCGCGCGGTGCTGGAGGGCGTGGTCTACTCGCTGCGCGACGGTCTGGAGATCATGCGCGGCCTGGATGTGCCGATCACGCAGATCCGCGCCACCGGCGGCGGCGGCAAAAGCCCGATCTGGCGGCAGATGCAGGCCGATATCTACGGGGCCGAGGTGGCGACCCTGACCGCCGAGGAGGGGCCGGCCTACGGCGCGGCGCTGCTGGCGGGCGTGGGCGCTGGCGTGTTCGCCAGCGTGGATGATGCGGTGGGGCGCTGCGTGGCCGTTGCTGGCACCACAACGCCCGACAGCGCGGCGGCGGCGGCCTACGATGCCACCTACGCGGTCTACCGCGACACCTACGCGGCCCTGCGCCCGATCATGCATCGGCTGGCGGGCCTGTAG
- a CDS encoding vanomycin resistance protein VanB, which yields MLSLALAACGGETAQTPSATSPAASPTAAAAPTAAISPAQQAQLEQLAAKPVVLLYGDQRWQPSAKQIGATASVDGSAIKVAVDQAALRSYLESIAPAIAQNAVNATVIYTNTELIVTPSTDGLAMDVDATASAATAALAQGQPAQVQITTKPAPAPVGVEAAEAAKAQAQAFLAQPLKLTIGGKDYPWDAETVGPLLSFTADGQKLKLSADRAALAERIALTAKRTEKPAKEPRVSWNGGDLKITAEGENGTRVDEAKAVDMIAAAIEGGSHSVTLPTTTSSPRVTSANLDTLGIKEVVATGKSDFTGSAKYRITNILAGMKLLNGILIGPGDEFSFNNTVGEIDESNGFVQGYAIIQNRTQLEFGGGICQDSTTVFRAAFWAGLPITERKEHTYYISWYNKYGLGSYGDGPGLDAAIFTGVQDLKFVNDTGHWLLMQATADPKQALAQVTLFGTKPNRTVTLTQEIVSKTPAITTPEYYPDPQQPVGTMKRTDTARGGMTIQVFRTITENGTERKPELFRTVFRPWPNKYAVNPADMGANGQPVFLSTTITPTATIDPNAQPTPDPNAQPTIDPALLTPPTTDPNAPAQPTADPNAQPQPTADPNAQPQPTADPNAQPQPTADPNAQPQPTADPNAQPQPTADPNAQPQPTADPNAQPPANG from the coding sequence TTGCTTAGCCTGGCTCTGGCCGCCTGCGGCGGCGAGACCGCCCAGACCCCCAGCGCCACCAGCCCCGCCGCCAGCCCCACCGCCGCCGCTGCGCCCACCGCCGCCATCTCGCCCGCCCAGCAGGCACAGCTCGAACAGCTCGCCGCCAAGCCGGTGGTGCTGCTGTACGGCGACCAGCGCTGGCAGCCCAGCGCCAAGCAGATCGGGGCTACGGCCAGCGTCGATGGCAGCGCCATCAAGGTGGCCGTCGACCAGGCCGCGCTGCGCAGCTACCTGGAGAGCATCGCCCCCGCGATCGCGCAGAATGCGGTGAACGCCACCGTGATCTACACCAACACCGAGCTGATCGTCACCCCATCCACCGATGGCCTGGCCATGGATGTGGATGCGACGGCCAGCGCCGCCACCGCCGCGCTGGCCCAGGGCCAGCCCGCCCAGGTGCAGATCACCACCAAGCCCGCGCCCGCGCCGGTGGGCGTGGAGGCCGCCGAGGCCGCCAAGGCCCAGGCCCAGGCGTTCCTGGCCCAGCCCCTGAAGCTGACGATCGGCGGCAAGGACTACCCCTGGGATGCCGAGACCGTCGGCCCGCTGCTCAGCTTCACCGCCGACGGCCAGAAGCTGAAGCTCAGCGCCGACCGCGCCGCCCTGGCCGAGCGCATCGCGCTCACCGCCAAGCGCACCGAGAAGCCCGCCAAGGAGCCTCGGGTGAGCTGGAACGGCGGCGACCTGAAGATCACCGCCGAGGGCGAGAACGGCACCCGCGTGGATGAGGCCAAGGCCGTGGACATGATCGCCGCCGCCATCGAGGGCGGCAGCCACAGCGTCACGCTGCCCACCACCACATCCAGCCCGCGCGTCACCAGCGCCAACCTCGACACCCTCGGGATCAAAGAGGTGGTGGCCACTGGCAAGAGCGACTTCACTGGCTCGGCCAAGTACCGCATCACCAACATCCTGGCGGGCATGAAGCTGCTGAACGGTATCTTGATCGGCCCCGGCGACGAGTTCTCGTTCAACAACACCGTGGGCGAGATCGACGAGAGCAACGGCTTCGTGCAGGGCTACGCGATCATCCAGAACCGCACCCAGCTTGAGTTCGGCGGCGGCATCTGCCAGGACTCGACCACCGTGTTCCGCGCTGCCTTCTGGGCCGGCCTGCCGATCACCGAGCGCAAGGAGCACACCTACTATATCAGCTGGTACAATAAGTACGGCCTTGGCAGTTACGGCGACGGCCCCGGCCTGGACGCGGCGATCTTCACCGGCGTGCAGGACCTGAAGTTCGTCAACGACACCGGCCACTGGCTGCTGATGCAGGCCACCGCCGATCCCAAGCAGGCGCTGGCCCAGGTGACGCTGTTCGGCACCAAGCCCAACCGCACGGTGACGCTCACCCAGGAGATCGTGTCCAAGACCCCGGCGATCACCACGCCCGAGTACTACCCCGATCCCCAGCAGCCCGTCGGCACGATGAAGCGCACCGACACCGCGCGCGGCGGCATGACCATCCAGGTCTTCCGCACCATCACCGAGAACGGCACCGAGCGGAAGCCTGAGCTGTTCCGCACCGTGTTCCGCCCCTGGCCGAACAAGTACGCCGTGAACCCCGCCGACATGGGGGCGAACGGTCAGCCGGTGTTCCTCTCGACCACCATCACGCCCACGGCCACGATCGACCCGAACGCGCAGCCGACCCCGGACCCGAACGCGCAGCCGACGATCGACCCGGCGCTGCTGACGCCGCCCACGACCGACCCGAACGCTCCGGCCCAGCCCACGGCTGACCCGAACGCGCAGCCTCAGCCCACCGCTGACCCGAACGCGCAGCCTCAGCCCACCGCTGACCCGAACGCGCAACCCCAGCCCACCGCTGACCCGAATGCGCAGCCTCAGCCCACCGCTGACCCGAATGCGCAGCCTCAGCCCACCGCTGACCCGAACGCGCAACCCCAGCCCACCGCTGACCCGAATGCGCAGCCGCCAGCAAACGGCTGA